A window of Apium graveolens cultivar Ventura chromosome 8, ASM990537v1, whole genome shotgun sequence contains these coding sequences:
- the LOC141678708 gene encoding uncharacterized protein LOC141678708, which translates to MLATGIRTLFPLCKTTQEPQSSHFSQCSMKLTPTHLSFHSNKLTHFGFCVVLGNIRNGSGLFATKSPRKGASNSLEVEGFDSDDDFEEVDDEFDEDDDDFDEEESEFNEDEDMIVPMRNMKKWLENKPLGFGEGKEYDTTIEDKLAEEIEQSRIAQLANLNKLKNNPQSGNAKNQQKPRVPELVSSGIRVRLVNLPKKKNIIRDLQRSFKGFPGMINIVPVVSGNKKTREPICTGIAFIHFKSTDDANRFIQTFSRQSIAFGKIQKQIKYEMMDPSSSKTAPEKLVGSTPGPRLAYISANDLDAVSDIENSASKSKVIIHGEYGSEDNEHISAEEENIEAVEAFSMLESSEDDDNWMPNKVSPSNALSSQQLKKNSAKKKKIVVKGKQKKSPKLNIPGSAKRLKMKEKAVLTDVFSKYAKKADAAVMK; encoded by the exons ATGTTGGCTACCGGAATAAGAACATTATTTCCACTGTGTAAAACTACCCAAGAACCTCAAAGTTCACATTTTTCTCAATGTTCCATGAAATTAACGCCAACCCATCTCTCATTTCACTCAAATAAACTGACCCATTTTGGCTTTTGTGTTGTTCTTGGCAATATTCGAAATGGGTCGGGTCTATTTGCCACAAAAAGCCCAAGAAAAGGTGCAAGTAATTCTTTGGAAGTGGAGGGGTTTGATTCTGATGATGATTTTGAAGAAGTGGATGATGAAtttgatgaagatgatgatgattttgatgaagaaGAGAGTGAGTTTAATGAAGATGAAGATATGATTGTGCCAATGAGAAATATGAAAAAGTGGCTTGAGAATAAGCCATTAGGTTTTGGTGAAGGTAAAGAGTATGATACTACTATTGAGGATAAGTTGGCTGAGGAAATTGAGCAGAGTAGGATTGCTCAGCTTGCGAATCTTAATAAGCTTAAGAATAACCCGCAAAGTGGTAATGCCAAGAATCAACAAAAACCGAGAG TGCCTGAACTTGTGTCAAGTGGAATTCGTGTACGTTTGGTCAACCTTCCTAAGAAAAAGAATATTATTCGGGATCTGCAACGGTCTTTTAAAGGATTTCCCGGAATGATTAATATAGTCCCAGTTGTTTCTGGGAACAAGAAAACCAGGGAGCCTATCTGCACAGGAATTGCCTTCATACACTTCAAGTCAACCGATGATGCGAATAG GTTCATACAGACCTTTTCAAGACAAAGTATAGCTTTTGGTAAGATtcaaaagcaaataaaatatgaGATGATGGATCCAAGTTCATCAAAGACTGCTCCTGAAAAGTTGGTTGGAAGTACTCCCGGGCCTCGTCTAGCATATATTAGCGCAAACGACCTAGATGCTGTTTCTGACATCGAAAATTCTGCTTCAAAGTCAAAGGTTATTATCCATGGAGAATATGGCAGTGAAGATAATGAGCATATATCTGCAGAAGAGGAAAACATAGAAGCTGTGGAAGCTTTCAGTATGCTGGAAAGCAGCGAGGATGACGATAATTGGATGCCCAACAAAGTGTCTCCATCCAATGCACTGTCCTCACAGCAGCTCAAAAAGAACAGCGCCAAAAAGAAAAAGATTGTGGTGAAAGGGAAGCAAAAGAAGTCCCCAAAACTGAATATCCCAGGATCCGCAAAAAG GTTAAAGATGAAAGAGAAGGCTGTGCTTACTGATGTGTTCTCAAAGTATGCTAAGAAGGCTGATGCAGCTGTTATGAAATAA
- the LOC141678408 gene encoding cyclin-D1-1-like: MSTILSYADDLFSDLLCGEDSCNLSGDLPECSSDIEFLADFEESVAGLIEDEKKFVPGIDYVERIRAQSVETCAREDSIAWILKVQRYYGLHPLTAYLSVNYMDRFLNSNHHLPPQTNGWPLQLLSVACLSLAAKMEESLVPSLLDIQVEGAKHVFEPKTVRRMELLVLGVLDWRLKSITPFSFLSFFAYKLDPQGTSTLFLISRATEIILSNLQEASFLEFRPSCIAAATILCAANDIPNLSLINADDAESWCDGLRKEKIISCYRLIMKEVEVDKRPRKRSKPMPQARVMTRVSEVSSSSSSSSSSSSSKRRRLDNSSWADDDRGTSD; this comes from the exons ATGTCAACTATTCTATCGTACGCCGATGACTTGTTCTCCGACTTACTCTGCGGCGAGGACTCCTGTAACTTATCGGGAGACTTGCCGGAGTGTTCGTCGGATATCGAATTTCTGGCCGATTTTGAGGAATCAGTTGCCGGATTAATAGAAGACGAGAAAAAATTTGTTCCCGGTATTGATTACGTCGAGAGGATTCGAGCTCAATCAGTAGAAACATGTGCGCGTGAGGATTCCATTGCATGGATTCTCAAG GTGCAGCGTTACTATGGGCTACATCCATTAACGGCATATTTATCCGTCAACTATATGGATCGTTTCCTCAACTCCAATCATCACTTGCCGCCG CAAACAAATGGGTGGCCATTGCAACTGTTATCAGTGGCTTGCTTGTCATTAGCTGCTAAAATGGAGGAATCACTAGTTCCTTCTCTTCTGGATATTCAG GTTGAAGGTGCAAAACATGTATTTGAACCAAAAACAGTTAGAAGAATGGAGCTTCTTGTATTGGGTGTACTAGATTGGCGGCTAAAATCTATTACACCATTTAGCTTTCTCAGCTTCTTCGCTTACAAACTTGATCCTCAAGGAACTTCTACACTCTTTCTTATATCAAGGGCTACTGAAATCATTCTATCAAATCTCCAAG AAGCCAGTTTTCTGGAGTTCAGGCCATCATGCATAGCTGCCGCGACAATTCTTTGTGCAGCTAATGACATTCCAAACTTGTCTCTTATTAATGCTGACGATGCTGAATCGTGGTGTGATGGGCTCAGAAAA GAGAAGATAATCAGCTGTTACAGGCTAATAATGAAAGAAGTTGAGGTTGATAAAAGGCCAAGGAAGAGATCAAAACCCATGCCACAAGCCCGAGTCATGACTCGGGTCAGTGAAGtatcatcttcttcatcttcatcctcatcttcttcatcttctaAAAGGAGGAGATTAGATAACAGCTCCTGGGCAGATGATGACAGAGGAACCTCTGATTAA